GGCCTGAGGATAAAAGGATAATTGTGTCCTGATGCGGACATTGTGTCTCCGCTCAACTCAGGTGCAAGCTTGTCAAAGATCTTCTGGTCCGTTTCACTAAATTTTCTGCCCATGAGAGTTAGTTATAGGACATATTCAATAAAATTTTGTCCCCTTGTACATAGGAATCAGTGAACAAGATGTCCGTTAATATCGATCTCACCGCGTACGACCCTGGTCGATGAAATCGGTTTCTCATCATCCGCCATGACAAAATCGACTTTAACTATAGCAAGAGAAGACATGTTCTTATCTTTGCGGATATTGTTAATCCTGATCGCTACAGGATAGGTTTCAGGGGAAACGACGATATAGTCATAATCCTCATCAAGGGTCTTACCATAGGGGTCATTAAGCTCGATGACATTATAATCCGTGTCCTCTCCTGCAATCTGACCCAGATACTCAAGTAAGCGGGACCTGCGTGCGGAATAATCAGGAACCATGCGGTCACGCTTGTTTGCCATTTCATCGGAGGTCAGCCCGATATCCACCTCACCATTGCCGGCAAGCTC
The window above is part of the Methanolobus zinderi genome. Proteins encoded here:
- a CDS encoding phosphopantetheine adenylyltransferase, with the protein product MTRVVVGGTFECLHKGHRALLKKAFELAGNGEVDIGLTSDEMANKRDRMVPDYSARRSRLLEYLGQIAGEDTDYNVIELNDPYGKTLDEDYDYIVVSPETYPVAIRINNIRKDKNMSSLAIVKVDFVMADDEKPISSTRVVRGEIDINGHLVH